The genomic segment GGACGCGCAGCCGGCGGTGCCCTTCATTGCCCTACATAACTTCTGGGAGGAGGGGGATTAGAGACCGGAGATTAATCTCCAATCGTAGCTGTTCAGGCTGTTCCAATTTGGAATAGAGATTCGTAGAGATTAGGAAGAGACTCGCAGAGGATAATGAAAACTCTGCGTCTCTCTGTGGATTCTCCGCGGGTCTCTGTGTAGCCTGAGCAGTTACCCAATCTCCAGTACGGGAGATCGATTATGGCACTACTACCCACCAACTTTCAATTCAGCCAGGGCAGCCTGCAGGATTACGTCGACTGCCCGCGGCGTTTCCAACTGCGCTATGTGCTCCAGCTGGCCTGGCCCGCCCAGGAGGTGGAGCCGGCCCTGGAGAACGAGCTTCGCATGCAGCAGGGCGCAGCGTTTCACCGCCTGGTCCACCGGCACATGCTGGGCATCCCTGCCGAGGATCTATCGCGCACCGTCCAGGAGCCGGACCTGCGCCGCTGGTGGCACAATTATCTAGAGTGCGGGCCGCAGGATCTGCCGGAGACGCGCTACCCGGAGGTTGTTCTGTCGGCGCCGCTGGGGGACTACCGCCTGGTCGCCCGCTACGACCTGGTCGCCGTGGACGCTGGGCGGCGGGCCGTGATCGTGGACTGGAAGACCTCGCGCAAGCGGACCAAGCGCGAATACCTGGCCGAGCGGCTGCAGACCAAGGTCTATCCGTATTTGTTGGTGCGGGCGGGCGCGCACCTCAATGGCGACCGGCCCCTTGCGCCGGAGCAGGTCGAGATGATCTACTGGTTTGCCGACTATCCGGGGGAGCCGGCGCGCTTTGGCTACGATGCGGCCCAGCACGAGGCCGACGAGGCGTACTTGACATCACTTGTTGAGGAGATTTCTGGGCTTGGCGACGAGGATTTTCCCCTCACCACACAGGTGCAGCGCTGCAAGTTCTGTCCGTACCGCTCGCTGTGCGAGCGCGGCGTGCGTGCGGGTACTTTGGACGAGGTGCTTGATGCAGCGTTTGATGAGATCGAGAGCGAGGCGGACGCCGGTGACGCGTTCGGCGTCGATATCGACTTTGAGCAGATTGCCGAGGTCGAGTACTGATGCACGAGTGGGTTGAGCCTCTAGACGTCCAGGTGCCAGAGGCGCTGCAGGCCGCCGTCGGCGGGCATCCGCTGGTGGCGGAGACGCTGGCCCGGCGGGGGATCACCGACGTGGCCTCCGCGCAGGCCTTTCTCGACCCCGACCGCTACCGGCCGGCCCTCGCGACCGAGCTGCCGAATCTGGTCGAAGCTGTCGAGCGGCTGGAACGCGCCATCGGGCGGGGGGAGCGCATCTGCGTTTGGGGCGATTTTGACGTGGACGGCCAGACGTCGACGACGGTGCTGGTATCCACGCTTTGGGATCTAGGCGCGAGCGTGCGCTACCATATCCCCATCCGTGCCAAAGAGTCTCACGGCGTCAACCTCCCCGTCCTCGG from the Acidiferrobacteraceae bacterium genome contains:
- a CDS encoding PD-(D/E)XK nuclease family protein, with the translated sequence MALLPTNFQFSQGSLQDYVDCPRRFQLRYVLQLAWPAQEVEPALENELRMQQGAAFHRLVHRHMLGIPAEDLSRTVQEPDLRRWWHNYLECGPQDLPETRYPEVVLSAPLGDYRLVARYDLVAVDAGRRAVIVDWKTSRKRTKREYLAERLQTKVYPYLLVRAGAHLNGDRPLAPEQVEMIYWFADYPGEPARFGYDAAQHEADEAYLTSLVEEISGLGDEDFPLTTQVQRCKFCPYRSLCERGVRAGTLDEVLDAAFDEIESEADAGDAFGVDIDFEQIAEVEY